In the Cellvibrio sp. KY-GH-1 genome, TCAGCTTCCTGCTGCTGCCCACCCAATGATTTTCCCTTTGCACTTAGCACCCATCCGCGGATATGTTTTTTTATCAGCCCTTTTTCAGCCAGTACTAAATTAACCAGGCGCGCTGGAATATCCCACTTGTGGGCCAGATTAGTGGCACTCAGAGGCGCTTCGGGCAGGAGTTTTAATAATGGATGATGTTGAACTGATTCAGGCCAGGCAATATATTCGCCGTACTTGGGGTGGTTAACGTAGGTCCCACCCTCAAAACGACCTTTTTCGGTAAGCTGCCAGTGATTATCCACTTTGACAATCCAGCCACCGGAGGTCAGTAAAATAAACAATTCCTTGCTCTCTTTGCCGAGCAAACGCGCCAGCGCGGTTGTGGAAATGTGTTTTTCTGCCATTATGCGCGTCCTGTAGCCATGCCATTTGCGCGCTGGCACCAACCGGCCAGCACCACTGAAGTGGGCCATTCTACTGCCATAGAGAGACTTATGCCTATTTGGGTTGATGGTGATGCATGCCCCAAAGCCGTCAAAGAAATTTTATTTCGCGCGGCGCACCAACGCCAAACCCTGCTGACGTTGGTGGCCAACCAATTTATCGCCGTCCCTGCATCTCCTTTTATTAAAAGTCTGCAAGTCAGCAGCGGCTTTGATGTGGCGGACAATCACATTGTCGATTCACTCCAGCCCGGTGATTTAGTGATTACCGCCGACATCCCGCTCGCCGCCGATGCGCTCGCCAAAGGCGCCTCAGTAATCAACCCTCGCGGGCAGGAATACACGCGCGATAACATAGGCGCCCGCCTGAATATGCGTGATTTTATGGAGACCATGCGCGCCAGCGGAGCCGTACTGAATGACGGCCCACCGCCGTTCAGCCAACAGGATCGCCAGAGCTTCGCCAATGCCTTGGACCGTTGGTTCGCCCGCAATAAAGACCACAATTCCTGACGATCCGAAATATAACTGGCTTAACGGCGCACAAAACCCTATACTTCGCGCACTTTCAGTAAGCCCTCCAAGATAGTGAAAATCGAATCATGGGCTATGCTGAACAGACAGGATGTCTGAGGGCTGCCCGTTAATCCTTTGCGCAACAGTTTCCCTGCATAAAGGTTTCCCTGCGTTTCATCGCTGATGACTGGTTTATACCAGATAGGTCAGCGGCACCAATACGGCCCGCCCCAAAGTGCGCAATCTATTACGCGAGTCGGACTCGCTGATTGCAGCGGGTGTGTGCTTTTAATCAGGTTTCTTCCTATTTTTGTGATTCACACTGGTGACTCACTAACCTGAACCTCACCGCGCGGGACTTAGTCCATCGTCAAAATACTAATAAAAACCACAATTGCTTACTTGGTCGTTAATGGCTCGGGTAGTGGCTGGGGTTTGGTATTTTTTTAGTCATCAGTTACACAGGTTATTACATGTCTGAACCTATTTTGTTTACCGATTTATCCCTGTCCGAACCCGTATTGAAAGCCATTCAGGCCGTGGGTTACGAAGTTCCATCCCCAATTCAAGCGGCGGCAATTCCAGTATTACTGGAAGGCGGCGATATTCTGGGTATGGCACAAACTGGTACCGGTAAAACTGCAGCCTTCGCGCTGCCATTGCTCTCCAAACTGGATGTAAAACAAGCCGATCCACAAATCCTGGTGTTGGCACCTACCCGCGAACTCGCGATCCAAGTTGCCGAAGCCTTTCAAAAATATGCCGCACACATCCCCGGCTTCCACGTTCTGCCAATTTATGGCGGTCAGGACATGACCAGCCAGTTGCGCCAATTGAAGCGTGGCGTACACGTGGTAGTAGGAACCCCAGGCCGCGTTATGGATCACCTGCGCCGCGGCAGCTTGAACCTGAACAATCTGAAAAGCCTGGTACTTGATGAAGCCGACGAAATGCTGCGCATGGGCTTTATCGACGATGTTGAGTGGATTCTCGAACACACTCCAACGACTCGTCAGACTGCACTTTTCTCCGCCACCATGCCGCGCGAAATCCGCAAAGTGTGCGACAACTATTTGCGCGATGCGAAAGAAATTAAAATCGCCAGCACCCAATCTACCGGCGACAATATTGAACAAGTTTATTGGATGGTGAGCGGCACCAACAAACTGGACGCATTAACTCGCATCCTGGAAGTTGAGCCATTCGACGGCATGATTATTTTCGTGCGCACCAAAACTGCCACCGTTGAATTGGCGGAAAAATTGGAAGCGCGCGGTTATTCTGCATCTGCATTGAACGGCGACATGAACCAGCAATTGCGCGAACGCGCGATTGACCGTTTAAAAACTGGCAAGCTCGACATCGTTATCGCGACCGACGTTGCCGCGCGCGGTATCGACGTAGAGCGTGTTAGCCACGTTGTTAACTACGACATACCTTACGACAGCGAAGCCTACGTACATCGTATTGGCCGTACCGGTCGTGCTGGCCGCAGCGGTAAAGCAATTCTCTTTGTTGCCCCCCGTGAAAAGCGTTTGCTTTACACCATCGAGAAGGCAACTAAAAAACCAATTACGTTGATGGAATTGCCCAGCGGTGCAACGGTTACTAAACACCGTATTGATCAATTCACCCAACAAATTACTGATACCTTGAAAGAACAAGCTGATTTGTCGTTCTTCAACGATTTGCTGGCTGAATACAGTCATGCAAATGACGTATCACCCGAAGAAATTGCTTCTGCCCTTGCCTTCCTGTTGCAACGTGAGCGTCCGCTGCAAGTTAAATTTACGGATATAAAACCTGAGCGCAACGAACGTCGTGACCGTGATGACCGTGGCGGACGTGACCGTGACGATCGCGGTGGCAGAGATGGTGGTCGCGACCGCGGCCCACGTGAAGATCGTCCGCGCCGCGAGCGCAACGACGAAAACATGGATCGCTACCGCATTGAAGTGGGCCGCAACCACGAGGCACGCCCTGGTGATATCGTTGGCGCTATCGCAAACGAAGCAGGTATAGAAAGCCGTTTTATCGGTCACATTAAATTGCATGACGAGTTCTCCACCGTTGATCTGCCAGCAGGCATGTCAAAAGACATTCTCGCCAAGCTGAAAAAAGTGCGCGTGCGCAATCGTCCACTGGAAATATCTTTGGATACTGGCCCACGTGGCGGTGATGACTTCCCCGGTCGCGGCAAACCAAAGCGTGACTTTGGACCAAGAGATGGTGGCCCACGTGAAGGTGGCTACAGAGATGGCAACCGCGACAAACCGCGCTTTAATGATCGCGACAATGCCAGTAAAAAATCCGGCTATCGCCCAAAGAAGTTTGATTAAGCAAGAATCTTTTCTTGTTAAGTTGTCAGGCCAATAACCAGGCAACTTAAACTCCCTTGTCGCCCTGCATGAAAATGTCAGGGCGATTTTTTAGCGTGTGAATTTTATACAACAAATTAGGGCGCATTTATTAGGGCGCAATAAATTGCGCCCCTACGGGTAATTCTTCTGTAGGGGTTCAATTTATTGAACCCTAATTTTTAGGCCTTCTTTGTTAAAAACCAATCTGCCAAATACGAATTACTTATTATTCACTCAAACTTTAATTTCCCATTTACCGCCTGATTAACCCTTTCCATTATTTGCTCGGATTCTGATTTTCCTCCGCAGGACGTCATATACCAGTTTATCGCCTCACCTATTTTGGGAGCAGAAGAGCGCAAACATTTTCCACCTCCCAAATCCACCACAGTCGCCCCCGAAGGATCTGTGTAAGTTTTTGGTCCGGCATCAGCGCGTTGCCGCTTGGGCTTATTCGCTTCTTCGTGCAACCGTTTGCGTAATTCAGGATGAAAGACATTCGCGGCAATACCGGTTGCCGACTCGCCTGCCGCGGAAATTCTTTGCTGACTAAGTTCATGCAACTCATCCATTGTTAAAGGCTGAACGACGATTAATCTTGTCTCCGATTTATCCGGCTCTGATTGTGGCGGCTGTGATTTATTCGGCTCAGGGTGTTCCACCGGAGTGGAGTTATTCACAGAACCAGCCCCCTTCGCTTCCGGCTCCTTTTCCGCAGGCTTTACCGACACGGGAGGTGCGGATGGTAGTTCTGCAGGAATAACTTCCTGTGCTTTTAGTGTTAACTGAATGGTTAATGGGGGCGACACTGGTTGCTGAACCAACTGCGCATTCTGTTTCCAAAAAAATGCAAATACCAGAGCATGCAACAGAATAGAAACTACACAACCAATTAAGACATAGCGAAAAGATGAGCTAGCAACAGGATCTGGATCCTGCAGATGTACGTTAGTAACGCGACGATATAAATGGGAAAAATCATCTTCCCTGGAGGAGAGAGGATCAGCCAACATACTTGTGAGCCCGGATTCAGCGGATAATCAACAACGACTGAATCTAGACTCACAGACTGGCTATAAGTTCAGCGGCAACAATAAAAGGCCTTTACTCATCAAACATCTGAATCATATAGCCGTCCTTAATTGCCTCGGCCATGGCTTTATCGGCGGCAATTACGCGAGGATCACTCGTTAAATTACTCGGGACCAATTTACGGTTTTCGATATCAATATCCATAAACCCAGCGCGCATTAAATAGAGCTTGCACAAGTGCTCGGCACCAAACAAATCTTTAAAATTGATATACACGATAAAAGGAACCATCTGCCCTTCTTTAATATCGTCGAAGGCTCTTTTGGCGCGACCATTGGCAGAGAATATGTACATATTTTTACCCTAATGATGAAAGGTATTTTTATGGGTTTACCCCATAAGATTCAATTCATACAGTTCAATTTATTGGGTTCAATAAATTGAACCCCTACGATCACGATAATTCTCCGTAGGGGCGCAATTTATTACGCCCTGATTTATTGCATGTTTTTATTTTGCATACCCAATTGCGTATCTTTTTTTGGGCGAAATAAATTGCGCCCCTACGAATTGGATGCGTCCAAAGCATCCCATTAAATAGTCATCACCACACGCAAGGCATCTAACCGAATTTTTGCTTGCGACAAAAAGTGTTGGCTCGCAGACAAGCGCTGCTGCAAATAATCAATCTCTTGCTGGCGCACATTTGGGTTCACCTCCTTCAGTGCTTTCATCCGTGCCAGCTCGCCATTTAATTGTTCGCTGACTTTCGCCTGGGCTTCTGCAATTAATTCACTCTGTTTTGCTGCAGTAATTTCTTCCGCTTTTTGTACCATAGTGGTTAAGGTCGGGCGGGCGTGACGCACCAGATCCTGCGCATTGTTACGCGGAACTTTTTGCAGCAACTTGCTGAACTGGTTAATACCCAACACACCCGACAAATCTTTGCCTTTGTCGTCAAGCAATACACGCAATAACGATTGTGGCATATAACGGAACAACTGCAACTCGGTGGGTGCGGGGCAATGCAACACAAACAAAGCCTCCAGCAAAAGTGTTCCCGGTTTTAACGGTGGCAGCTTCAAGGTACACAACGCGGTATTACCGAACTCACTCAGCGATATCAAATCCTGTGCACCAATAACCAGCGGATGCTCCCAGGAAAGGAATTGCATATCCTCACGCGATAACGCTTGCTGGCGATCATAGGTGATAGTTAAACCACTTTCCGGTAAGCCTGGAAACTCCGCAACACGCATGTGATCACTCGGGTGCAGCACCAAACTTTTTTCGCTGTGCTTTTCATAGTCGATACCAAAACTATCGAACACTTGCTCCATGTAATTCGGCAATGCCGCATTTACGTCGTTTTCTGCCAGCACATCAACCAACGCCTGCGCCTGCGTAGGTTTGCAAGAGTTCAACTCCAGCAACCGATCACGCCCTTGTTGTAGTTGCTCAACCAGATTAGTAGCGAACGCGCGTGTCTCTTGCACAAGCTGAGCAAACGCGGGCTCATCATGACTCACTAACGCCGGTAAAAGCTGTTCCGCAAATTGCACATAAACCGCTTGGCCGATGGCGCACGTTTTTTCGAAGGCATTCAAGCCCTGATGATACCAATTCAATAATTTTTCCTGCGCCGAATGTTGGTAATAAGGCACATGGATATTTACAGTAGCGGTTTGACCAATACGGTCCAAACGGCCAATACGCTGTTCCAACAAATCCGGGTTAGTGGGCAAGTCAAACAACACCAAGTCCTGGGCGAATTGGAAATTGCGCCCTTCACTGCCAATTTCAGAACAAATCAGAACCTGAGCTCCATCGTCGGCTTCAGCGAAATACGCGGCTGCACGGTCACGCTCAATTAAACTTAAACCTTCGTGAAATACCGCAGTAGTAAAACCTTTCCGCAAACGCAAAAATTCTTCGATCGACTGTGCGGAATCTGCATTTGCGCAAATAACCACGGTTTTTTTACGCCGATGCTGACGCAGCCATTCTGCCAGCCAGGTTACACGTGGGTCTTGTAGCCACCAATCGGTATCGGTTTTTTGCTGCCAATATTGCTCTGCACAAACTTGAGCTGCCAATGACAATGCCTGCAACGCTTGAGTATCCTCAGCATCCAACTCCAACTGGTGCGCATGTAATTTCCGCTCGGGGAAACCCGCTACCGAATTGCGTGTATTGCGGAACAGAACACGGCCGGTGCCATGGCGATCCAGCAAGTAATCTACCGCAGTATCCAATGCGACAGCCAGGCTTTGGCTTTCTGCTTTTTCTTGCAGTTCGTTAAGCGTCTCTTTCGGTAAATAATCGGCCAATGCTTTCAACAACTTTGCCGGGATTGCACCTGCCGCATCCTGTTGTTGCTTCAATAATTCCTGCACCAACTCATTGAGCGGCTGATAGGCTTTCTGCTCTGCAATAAATTTTTCCAAATCGTAATAGCGATCGGGGTCAAGCAAGCGTAAACGCGCAAAGTGGCTCTCCAAACCCAATTGTTCGGGCGTTGCGGTTAACAGCAACAAACCTTTGGATTTTTTCGCCAGCCCTTCGATGCAGTTGTAGGCTTTGCTCGGCTTTTTCTCTGACCATTGCAAATGGTGCGCTTCGTCCACTAACAGCAAATCCCACTCAGCCTGCACGGCTTGCTCGTAGCGATAATTATTTTTGGTGAGGAAATCGAGCGAACAAATAATTAATTGTGCAGTTTCAAAGGGATTACTCGTGTCAGCGGATTTTTCGATATCATCTTCAAAGTCATCAACATAATCGACGGACTCTTCAACACTATCCAATCCCACTAACGCATTACAGCGCGCCTCATCCAACAAGGTAAATGCGAGGTTAAAACGGCGCAACATTTCCACCAACCACTGGTGTTGCAAACTGGCGGGAACAACAATCAAAGCACGCTGCACGCGCCCGCTCATCAACTGCTGGTGCAATACCAAACCTGCTTCGATTGTTTTACCCAGGCCTACCTCATCCGCCAGCAATACACGCGGCGCATGGCGTTGGGAAACTTCGCTTGCGATATACAACTGATGGGGCAACAACTGCACACGAGGCCCGGCCAAACCAAACATGGGCGATTGGCGATGCTGGTTTTGATAATGGAGTGTTTGGTAACGTAACGTGAAGTGATCGTGCTTATCGATTTGACCCGCGAACAAACGGTCGCGCGGGGTACTAAATTGCACAAAACTGTCCAATTCAAATTCAGGAATAGATAAGGCTTCCTCATCTTTAGTAACACCTATGTACAACAAGCAACCGGCCTGCTCCACGACGTCGGTAATTACCATTTTGGTTCCATCCTGATGGCGAACTTTCTCACCCACTTCATACTTCACGCGGCTGACTGGCGCATTGTCCATCGCATAGGTGCGGCGCTCGCCGGCTGCAGGAAAACTCAGGGTCAAACGGCGGTTAGACACATCCAAAACAATCCCCAACCCCAAATCCGCTTCAGACTCGCTGATCCAACGCTGACCAATCACAAACCCATCTGCTAATTGCGACTTTCTCACTCAAATACCTGCCCAATGCTGACTTGGCGAACCAAGAAAAAATCAAAATTGTCGAAAAGGCGCGCATGATACTGTTTTAGCGCCCACAAAACCAAAAAATTTGGCTGTTTGCTTGCATGGATTTCTATAGAATCCGGGCCAAGATGACAATGATGGTAGTTATTATGCATATAAACATTCCCGATGCCGCGAGCACTCAACAGTTGCAACAGTTGGTTGCCAAGTCGCCTTTTTTGAGCCTGACCAACAACAAGGAAATTTACCCCGACTCAGTTGGCAGCGGGCTACCCTTGTTGGTTGTGGAAACCACACTCTGCTCCGCCGTCATTTCCTTGCAGGGCGCTCATTTGCTTGAATTCAAAACAGTTCAGGGCGACCCCCTGCTCTGGGTCAGCCCCAATTGCGATTTCTCTCCCGGTACTGCCCTGCGCGGCGGTGTTCCGCTGTGCCTTCCCTGGTTTGGAGTCAACCAAGGTGACCCAACCAAACCCAAACACGGGTTCGCGCGCAACCAGTTCTGGGAATTGAGCGAGGCCCACTTGCAGAGCGACGGCAGCGTCGAACTGGATTTTTTGTTCCAAAGTGATGCGAACAATTTATTTGGTTACGACTTCTCTGCTGAAATTCGCATGATCCTCGGCACCAGTGCCAAAATCGAATTGACCATCAACAATACCGACACGGAGGATTTCGCGTGTAGCTGGGCAATGCACAACTATCACCGTATCAGCTCATTAAATGATGTGCGGGTACAGGGATTATCCGGGCGAAATTATTTTGATAATTTTGAAAACTACGCTGAAAAACACCAATCCGGCGACCTGGTATTTCCCGGCCCGGTTGATAGGGTTTATCCAGCCATCAATAATCCTGTGAGCATTCAAGGCTCGCCCTCTATCGAAATTACCCATCACAATTGCCCAAGTGTAGTTACCTGGAACCCAGGCACCGAAGCCGCCGGCAAAATTGCAGATATAGGTACAGGGAATGAGCAGTTTTATATCTGTGTAGAACGCGGAGCGGTTCTCGGTGAGCAGTGGTATTTAGCGGCGGGCACCAGCCAATCGGCGTGGATGGAGTTCAAGCAAATATAAGCGCTTGCGCCACGTGAAAAATAAAAAAGCCGCTGCTCTTTCGAACAGCGGCTTTTTTATTTACCAATTACTGCGAATTAAGCAGGCAGCAATTCTTTAACTGCGTCGCGCTCTTCTTGCAGCTCTTTCTCAGTTGCAGTCATGCGAGTGCGAGAGAATTCATTGATCTCTACGCCCTGAACGATTTCCCAATCGCCGTTTTTGCAAACACATGGGAATGAGTAGATCAGGCCTTTCTCGATGCCGTAAGAACCGTCGCTGTACACACCCATGCTTACCCAATCGTTGGCTGGAGTGCCCAGAGCCCAATCGCGGATGTGGTTGATTGCAGCGTTAGCAGCAGAAGCAGCAGAAGAAGCACCGCGCGCAGCGATAATCGCAGCACCGCGTTGTTGTACGGTTGGGATGTAATCCGCTTCGTACCAGGCTTGATCAACCAGACTCAGTGCAGGCTTGCCATCAACCAGAGTGTTGTGCAGGTCTGGGTACTGGGTGGATGAGTGGTTACCCCAGATCAGTGCTTTAGTAATGTTGTTGATGCTGGTACCAGTTTTGGTAGCCAGTTGCGACAGTGCACGGTTGTGATCCAAACGGGTCATTGCAGTGAACTGACGTGGGTTGATGTCCGGCGCATTGCGCTGTGCGATCAATGCGTTGGTGTTAGCTGGGTTACCAACAACCAATACTTTAATGTTGCGTGAAGCGTGGTCATTAATGGCCTTGCCTTGCACAGAGAAGATTGCAGCGTTAGCGGCCAACAGGTCTTTACGCTCCATGCCTGGGCCACGTGGACGAGCACCAACCAACAATGCGTAGTCGGTATCTTTGAAGGCAACAGCTGGATCATCAGTAGTAACAATGCCTGCCAACAATGGGAATGCACAATCGTCCAATTCCATCGCCACACCTTGAAGGGCTTTCAGGGCCGGGGTTATTTCCAGCAATTGCAGGATTACTGGTTGATCTTTACCCAACATGTCGCCAGCAGCAATGCGGAACAACAATGAGTAGCTGATTTGGCCAGCGGCGCCGGTGACGGTAACTCTTACGGGTGCTTTCACGATGAGACTCCATTTATTCGGGTGATATTGGAAGGAAACGAAAGTTCGGCATTGTGTGCCAGGGTTTGTTACTTAAGACGGGTGGGCATTATAGGCATTTGTCCAAAAAATTCACCCTAAGATTGAGACTAAATGAGAGGGATTCGCGAAATTAACTGGTTATTTACAGCTGACAAAAGGCACCTATCTCGAAATTTCCCGGATTTTACGCAGAATCAGCCGTCAAAATTGATACGAGCCATACGTTCATTTTCAACCCTGAGACAGAATTTAGAGGTTGCAAGACCATAGAATCCGATTCCCAATTCCTAACCCGTGGCGCCTGCTGCGCGGCCTTTCGCGTTTCTTTCTATTGGAGTGAATACCAAAGCGCTGGCGGAACCATTCCCGGTAACTTAACCCTGCAAGTCACGCCCTACCACGCCTGCATGAAGGGCACCGAAAAGAGTCCGGTTCATTGTGTTGCTTTAATCGGAACTCGCGGCGAACGCGTGAGCTGCTCCATTTACGAAAACCGCTCAAGCACTTGCCGGGAGTTTGATATGTTTAATGAGGACGGGAATGAGAATGAGGCTTGCTCGAGGGTGCAGGCGATTTATGGGCTCGAAACATTAGGAGTTAATTGAAACTCTACCCGCCTGATCCATTAATAAAAAATAGGATTCAAGATCGTTATAAGTAGTCGAGATCGACAAGAGCCTTTCTCTAATCTCTTTTTGGTATACGTAATGGGATTCTCGAAGAAACGCAGTGTGACTACCAGAAATACCTTTATTACTAAACAATCTCAGGTAAAAAAATATCACATCTGATAATTTAGTTTTAGTATCCTCTAATGGGTAACGCCCACCGTAATCATCAATACGCTGATATTCAAGCTTAAGCTCTGCCGATCTCCTTTCACCAGACAAGCTACCAATATACGCATCTAACGGATTTACATCCCTTAAGATCTTGCATCTTTCATATTTTTCTGAATTGCACTTTTTGAAACAAATAAGAAGCATTATGAAAATAAAGTCCACTGGCTTTTCACAAGAGAACACAAACGTCTTAAGGATTGAAAAAATCTGCTCCCTATCCCTGACATTTAAATCAAAAAAATCACAAAAATATGTAAATATTTCATCAAAGCCGTAATTTTTCCTAATCGAATTACTCACATAGAGCCGAGATACGAAAACCGCCCCCTGAAATAAAGATTCGGCCAATTTCATCCCATCAGGTCGAGACAAATTAAATTCGGCATAAAAGAATCGCTTCAAATATGAAATGGAATCAAACCCTTCCCCATATACGGCTTTTATTGAGTGCGACAGCTGTTTGGTATCTGTTGCAACTATAAAAAAAATCCCACGAATAGCGAACAAATGCTTGACCGACTCCAACAGCTCAATTGCATAAGTTGGTCGACAACGATCTAACTCATCAACCATAATGCATATAGGTAGATATAAATCCTGGGATTTACCAATTTCATCCACCAATGATGAAATTGCGCTTGAAAACTCTTCAAGAGCATTTTTTTGAGTTACAAATGCATCAACAGCAGACTGAGAAACTACATTCGCAAGCTGATCAGCGGCATCCGTAAACGCCTCCTTTTGAGCATCTGACAGATCCAAATCATCCACTTGCTGCCCCAATAATTGCTTTGCAAGAACAGCAGTAGCTATAGGGATAGCAGACTTTGTTACGACCGAAAATACAGTTTTCACCTTCTCAACTTTGCTCTTAACACGTTTTCTAGTTGAAAATTTTCTGGATAATTCGTCACAAATAATTGACACAAATGAAAGCAGTGCATCTTTGGTAAAATCATTCCTCCATGCGTCAAAATACACTACAGCATGGTTTTGTCTAAGCTGATCAGCCAATCTAGTCAAAAACCATGTTTTTCCCTGCCCCCAACCTGAATTAATATTCAAAACAAATGACGATGGAGAATTTGAACCATTCTCAAGCTTAAAGGTATTCTCGATAAACCGCTGAAGATGTAAACCTTCATCCTTACGATCCAGTAAATCCCCAGCCCAAATATCTTTTTCAACTTGATCGACTTCATTCATGGCCAAACTCCTTGTCACTTATCACTTACATTGAATAACGCTTTACCAACGCCTGATACAACTCATCTTTAAACTCAGCCCTGCTTGCATCCAGCGATTGCACAGCGTCTACCAAATGCTCGTTGTCTTCGCGGCCATCGTGCCAGTGTTTGCGGTAGGTGCCATCTTTGTAGCCGTGATCCTGGCGGAAGAAGTTAAGTACGTTTTTGCCAACATAGCCGCGATAGAGTTGTTCAAAACTCATATTTACGCCAGCCATCAAACGCGCAAACAAACCAATATGGAATTGTTTATCGGCGAGGGTTGCGCCGGCGAATTTTTCCAGGTCGAGGCGAAAATCTTTTTCGTCGGTGGCGATTACCAGCTCTTTTTGCAGCAGAGCAATGATCTCGTCTTGTGAGCTACCGGATTGCAACAGGATACTTAAACCGAAGTGCCAAATATCAATTAATTCCAATGCAACTTGTTCAGTGTCTGGCGATTGTTTTTTCCACCACTTCCATCCGTAGTGATCCATCAGCTCAGCGCATTCCACCCAAATAGCGCGATACCATTCATAACCCTGCGCCTGCCAATTGGCCGTCACTTTGGTGTTCATTCCATCTTGCAATTCGAGCATGATTTTGATTTGTTGATGTTGTGCAGACATATCTTGGCCTTATTGAGGTAAATATTGTTTCGCTTTATTAAATAAGCGATAAAAGTTTTCAGTCGTTTTTTCCGCTAGTTCTTCCAGCGGAATTCCACGCACGTCCGCCACAAACTGCGCAACTTCACGTACGTATTTGGGCTCATTGGGTTTACCACGGTAGGGAATGGGTGCAAGGTAAGGAGAATCAGTTTCTACCAGCAGGCGATCAATGGGCATATTGCGCACCACATCGCGAATTTGTTCGGCATTTTTAAAGGTGACTATGCCGGAAATGGAAATGTAGTAATTCAAATCCAGTGCGGATTTGGCCATTTCCCAATCTTCCGTAAAACAATGCAATACGCCGCTACTTTCCAGGCTGCCGTGCTCTTTAATCAAAGCGAGCGTATCCGCTTTGGCTTCGCGTGTATGAACCACAACAGGCAATCCGATTTGCTTTCCAACACGCAAATGCAACGCAAAACTTTCGTGTTGCAATTCCTTGCTTTCGGTTTCGTAGTGATAGTCCAGGCCAGTCTCACCCAGGGCAACCACTTTGGGTTGCGCCGCCCAATTGATTAACTGCGCTTCGCTCGCAGTACCTTCTTTCACATCGCAGGGATGAACGCCAACGGACGCCACTACGCGCGGATGCGTCTGGGCAATATCAATCACGGTTTGGATATTTTCCAGGCTAATACCAATACACAGCATTTGTTGGATACCGCGCTCATGGGCTGCCGCAATGGCCGCACTCAAATCGCCGTTGTAGGGATCCAACTTGATGCGATCCAAATGGCAGTGGGAGTCAATCAACATAAACAGTTCGCTCAAAAAGCTCATTTTAAAAACAACGAAGCCAGGCATAACCTGGCTTCGGGGAAACTCGGTGGGAGACAGATTTTACATGCTGCCCGCATTACATGATATGGCCACAGGTGTTACGGGGAACTACATGGTATGGGTAGGCTTATCTGAGTTGAGCATACCCGCAAGATAGGTTTCAATTTTGTTGATGGCGGTATTGTCCTGATCGCTAAATTGCACCCCGATTCCTGCAGCGCGGTTACCCTGCGCACCTTTCGGCGTTACCCAGACAACCTTACCCGCTACTGGAATTTTCTCGGGCTCGTCCATCAGGCTCAACAACATAAACACTTCATCGCCCAACTTGTAACTCTTGTTAGTTGGAATAAACATGCCGCCATTTTTGACAAAAG is a window encoding:
- a CDS encoding D-hexose-6-phosphate mutarotase; its protein translation is MHINIPDAASTQQLQQLVAKSPFLSLTNNKEIYPDSVGSGLPLLVVETTLCSAVISLQGAHLLEFKTVQGDPLLWVSPNCDFSPGTALRGGVPLCLPWFGVNQGDPTKPKHGFARNQFWELSEAHLQSDGSVELDFLFQSDANNLFGYDFSAEIRMILGTSAKIELTINNTDTEDFACSWAMHNYHRISSLNDVRVQGLSGRNYFDNFENYAEKHQSGDLVFPGPVDRVYPAINNPVSIQGSPSIEITHHNCPSVVTWNPGTEAAGKIADIGTGNEQFYICVERGAVLGEQWYLAAGTSQSAWMEFKQI
- a CDS encoding YkgJ family cysteine cluster protein; the protein is MESDSQFLTRGACCAAFRVSFYWSEYQSAGGTIPGNLTLQVTPYHACMKGTEKSPVHCVALIGTRGERVSCSIYENRSSTCREFDMFNEDGNENEACSRVQAIYGLETLGVN
- a CDS encoding PilZ domain-containing protein — protein: MQPIGGGARNGILSLTIKDKAVLYAAYMPFVKNGGMFIPTNKSYKLGDEVFMLLSLMDEPEKIPVAGKVVWVTPKGAQGNRAAGIGVQFSDQDNTAINKIETYLAGMLNSDKPTHTM
- a CDS encoding TatD family hydrolase, with the protein product MLIDSHCHLDRIKLDPYNGDLSAAIAAAHERGIQQMLCIGISLENIQTVIDIAQTHPRVVASVGVHPCDVKEGTASEAQLINWAAQPKVVALGETGLDYHYETESKELQHESFALHLRVGKQIGLPVVVHTREAKADTLALIKEHGSLESSGVLHCFTEDWEMAKSALDLNYYISISGIVTFKNAEQIRDVVRNMPIDRLLVETDSPYLAPIPYRGKPNEPKYVREVAQFVADVRGIPLEELAEKTTENFYRLFNKAKQYLPQ
- a CDS encoding P-loop NTPase fold protein translates to MNEVDQVEKDIWAGDLLDRKDEGLHLQRFIENTFKLENGSNSPSSFVLNINSGWGQGKTWFLTRLADQLRQNHAVVYFDAWRNDFTKDALLSFVSIICDELSRKFSTRKRVKSKVEKVKTVFSVVTKSAIPIATAVLAKQLLGQQVDDLDLSDAQKEAFTDAADQLANVVSQSAVDAFVTQKNALEEFSSAISSLVDEIGKSQDLYLPICIMVDELDRCRPTYAIELLESVKHLFAIRGIFFIVATDTKQLSHSIKAVYGEGFDSISYLKRFFYAEFNLSRPDGMKLAESLFQGAVFVSRLYVSNSIRKNYGFDEIFTYFCDFFDLNVRDREQIFSILKTFVFSCEKPVDFIFIMLLICFKKCNSEKYERCKILRDVNPLDAYIGSLSGERRSAELKLEYQRIDDYGGRYPLEDTKTKLSDVIFFYLRLFSNKGISGSHTAFLRESHYVYQKEIRERLLSISTTYNDLESYFLLMDQAGRVSINS
- a CDS encoding malate dehydrogenase encodes the protein MKAPVRVTVTGAAGQISYSLLFRIAAGDMLGKDQPVILQLLEITPALKALQGVAMELDDCAFPLLAGIVTTDDPAVAFKDTDYALLVGARPRGPGMERKDLLAANAAIFSVQGKAINDHASRNIKVLVVGNPANTNALIAQRNAPDINPRQFTAMTRLDHNRALSQLATKTGTSINNITKALIWGNHSSTQYPDLHNTLVDGKPALSLVDQAWYEADYIPTVQQRGAAIIAARGASSAASAANAAINHIRDWALGTPANDWVSMGVYSDGSYGIEKGLIYSFPCVCKNGDWEIVQGVEINEFSRTRMTATEKELQEERDAVKELLPA
- a CDS encoding dUTP diphosphatase, which produces MSAQHQQIKIMLELQDGMNTKVTANWQAQGYEWYRAIWVECAELMDHYGWKWWKKQSPDTEQVALELIDIWHFGLSILLQSGSSQDEIIALLQKELVIATDEKDFRLDLEKFAGATLADKQFHIGLFARLMAGVNMSFEQLYRGYVGKNVLNFFRQDHGYKDGTYRKHWHDGREDNEHLVDAVQSLDASRAEFKDELYQALVKRYSM